In Citrus sinensis cultivar Valencia sweet orange chromosome 2, DVS_A1.0, whole genome shotgun sequence, a single genomic region encodes these proteins:
- the LOC107174345 gene encoding putative CCR4-associated factor 1 homolog 8: MAVVSKILNVWCENFEIVMRFLDKLLNCFNVLSIDTEFPGFLRNTPRNAPAVESYNDLKFNVDCTHLIQLGITLSDNEGKISYTFEFNFSDFDLKKDLHAGDSIQLLKDSGLDFDKIRKDGIPRCVFAPRFLEVLSKHRENLKWVTFHGLYDVAYLVKIFTNDALPPTAEAFSGVAALFFQSVFDIKVVAGYCQGLQGLKLGLSKLARILNVKRHGGAHHAGSDSLLTAAVFAEMKNRYELEESAFDGFLYGLDSRIESKPAEIMMFQYMQPLVIPQPLLVPTQFHHPLALSYYVPA, translated from the coding sequence ATGGCCGTAGTGAGCAAGATTCTTAATGTTTGGTGTGAAAATTTCGAAATCGTGATGCGCTTTCTTGACAAGCTTTTAAATTGTTTCAACGTGCTATCCATCGACACCGAGTTCCCGGGCTTCCTCCGCAACACCCCCAGAAACGCACCGGCCGTTGAGTCTTACAATGATCTCAAGTTCAACGTTGACTGCACCCACCTCATTCAACTTGGCATTACTCTCTCCGACAACGAGGGCAAGATCAGCTATacttttgaattcaatttctCTGACTTTGATCTCAAGAAAGACCTTCACGCTGGTGATTCTATTCAGCTTTTGAAGGATAGCGGCTTGGATTTTGACAAGATTCGGAAGGATGGGATTCCCAGGTGTGTTTTTGCTCCAAGATTCTTGGAGGTTCTGTCCAAACACAGAGAGAATCTCAAGTGGGTCACTTTCCATGGTTTGTATGATGTAGCTTACTTGGTTAAAATCTTTACCAACGACGCATTGCCGCCGACAGCCGAAGCCTTTTCTGGGGTTGCTGCTCTGTTTTTCCAGAGTGTTTTTGATATTAAAGTTGTCGCGGGATATTGTCAAGGATTACAGGGCCTGAAGCTGGGGTTATCAAAGCTTGCTAGGATTTTGAATGTTAAGAGACACGGAGGCGCGCACCATGCCGGGTCCGACAGCTTGCTCACGGCTGCTGTGTTTGCAGAGATGAAGAACCGCTATGAGCTTGAGGAAAGTGCGTTTGATGGGTTCTTGTATGGATTGGATTCGAGAATTGAGAGTAAGCCTGCAGAGATTATGATGTTTCAGTATATGCAGCCCTTGGTGATTCCTCAGCCCCTGCTTGTGCCTacacaatttcatcatcctcTTGCTTTAAGTTACTATGTTCCTGCTTGA